The genomic segment CGGCATAGGCTGGGACCGCATGTTGTGGGAGGGAATTCTCGGCAAGCGAGTGAAGGTCCGCGTGCTAGAGTCCATAGTTCAGGGAGACGAACGGTGCATGTTCCGGATGGAGCTACCCCAGGAGATTGGGCTTTGATTTCTTCAATCAGTAAGGCAAGACCACCTTTTCTCGTCCGTCCGAGAAACCTGGTCTTTGTGAAAGGAGCATTTTATGGATTGGTTGGAAGAAAAAATAGAGAAGTGGAGCAGGGGGATTGAGAAGTATTCGAACAAGGAAACGGCCGAACGGGTGATGCAAGGGTCTGGAGCTTTGAGAGAGATGGATTCTTCAAGCCGCGCCCATTGGTTTGCAGAGTCTTTAAGGAAGCTCGAGGCTGAAATAAACGACATGGAGACGCGGCAGGAGATACTGACCGCCTGCTCGTGCACGTTCACGGACGAGTTCGGCCCGGACTCCCTCCTCCCCTATCGAAAGATCTTCGAGGAGACGGGCGACGTCCGGATGGTTCTTGAGGCGATGCAGAAGGACCGCTCGAGGTTCGCGACATCCGAACTCAAGGGAAACGTCATACACGAGAAGCGGGCGCCCCGCGATCCTGAGGCCTACGCTAAGGCTGGGACAGCCGAGGAGCGCCGGCTTGCCGCGTGCTTCTGCCCCCTGGCGAGAGCGGGTCAGGTGCCTTTCCCGGAGCCCTACTGCTACTGCAGCGCAGGATGGTTCAAGGGAATATGGGAGGGAATTATTGGCAGCCCTGTGAGAGTTGAGGTAACGAAATCGCTGCTAAGGGGCGACGAGACCTGCGAGTTCGAGATACATCTACCCCAGGAAATTCCGCAGTAATTTCTTGGGGACCCCGACTGAAAGAACCTGCAATATTCATCGGGGTCATTAAAAGAACGCTTTCGGCGTTCTTTCGGTTTTTTGTGTTTGACGTCTAACACGTCCGGCGTATAATAACGGGGATGATGTACATGAGGATCAAGGGTCATCCCGAAACACTAAAGCCTGAAACGTAGCGCAGTTCCCGACAACCATGAAACTGAAGGGTCTTGAAGCATTCCGAAGCACGTCAAGAGACGTAAAGCTCCTCATCGCGGGAAGCTTCTTCATGGGCTTCGGGTTCACGGGCTTCGGTTTGATTCTGAACGTCTATCTCAAGAAGCTGGGATTCGGCGAAGCCGACATAGGCTCATGGCTCTCGTACAAAACCTGGGCGACCATGGCAATGACTATCCCGGCCGCGTTCCTCATCCGCAGGCTCAACCTCAAGCTCATCATGTTTGTATCGATGGTTTTCGTGACGCTAGGGTCCGTCGTGATAATACTCTGGCCCGAGTTTATCTACATCGCGCTCGGGATGATTGTCACCGGTGTGTTCGGCGCATTCTCAGGAGTAATAGGCGGACCGATGATAATGAAGGGGTCTACAGACGAGGCCAGGCCCTACCTCTTCAGCATCAACTCGGCCATAGGCTTCGTTTCCGGGATTCTGGGCAATCTCCTGGCCGGCTCGCTTCCCGATATCCTCAAGCATTGGAAAATCCCAGAGCTCGACGGCTACGAGATTTCGCTCCTCGTGCACGTCGCAATCGCCTTCATCGCGGTCGTGCCGTTTTTGATGATCAAAACAGAGCGGGTCGTGGAAAATCAGGGAGCACACTTCTTTCACATAAAGACGCCGATATCGAGAATCCTTTTATTATCGACCCCGCACATACTCGTGGGACTGGGCGCAGGGCTCTCGATACCGTTCCTGAACCTCTACTTCACCGACCGCTTCAATATGTCTTCGACGGATCTCGGAATCCTCTTTTCGGTGTCGCAGGTGGTGATGATAGCGGGAACCCTTGCGGCTCCTTACCTTGCCGAACGCTGGGGAAACATCAAGACCGTTATCGTGTTCCAGCTCCTGTCCGTGCCCTTCCTTTACCTCTTATCGCTCATGCTGAA from the bacterium genome contains:
- a CDS encoding MFS transporter; its protein translation is MKLKGLEAFRSTSRDVKLLIAGSFFMGFGFTGFGLILNVYLKKLGFGEADIGSWLSYKTWATMAMTIPAAFLIRRLNLKLIMFVSMVFVTLGSVVIILWPEFIYIALGMIVTGVFGAFSGVIGGPMIMKGSTDEARPYLFSINSAIGFVSGILGNLLAGSLPDILKHWKIPELDGYEISLLVHVAIAFIAVVPFLMIKTERVVENQGAHFFHIKTPISRILLLSTPHILVGLGAGLSIPFLNLYFTDRFNMSSTDLGILFSVSQVVMIAGTLAAPYLAERWGNIKTVIVFQLLSVPFLYLLSLMLNVWVSIVAFLVRSTLMNMAQPLVTNFSLRMTEEQDHPLMSGVMTVAWLASWGISANLGGWLIQHIGYFLPFNLTVAAYILSSAVYFFVLLPMERKSTSKANS